One genomic segment of Arachis duranensis cultivar V14167 chromosome 4, aradu.V14167.gnm2.J7QH, whole genome shotgun sequence includes these proteins:
- the LOC107483621 gene encoding uncharacterized protein LOC107483621, which produces MFPYQLVYGKVCHLPVELEHKAYWAIRYLNLDSEAAGIKRMLQLNKLDEFRYSAYENAKLYKEKTKLLHDKKISIRVFEPRQRVLLYNSRLKFFFRKLKSRWSKSFVVTRASPYGHVEIQEENSDRKFTVNGQRLKHYLGGEINC; this is translated from the coding sequence ATGTTCCCTTATCAGTTGGTCTATGGAAAGGtctgtcacttgccagttgagCTGGAACATAAAGCTTACTGGGCAATCAGGTATCTGAATCTTGATTCAGAAGCTGCAGGAATTAAGCGAATGCTCCAGTTAAATAAACTTGATGAATTCAGATATTCAGCttatgagaatgccaagctctatAAGGAGAAGACCAAGTTATTACATGACAAGAAGATTTCCATAAGAGTATTTGAGCCAAGACAGAGAGTACTGTTGTATAATTCAAGACTCAAATTCTTTTTCAGGAAGCTAAAATCTCGGTGGTCAAAATCGTTTGTGGTTACCAGAGCTTCACCATATGGTCATGTGGAAATACAGGAAGAGAATTCTGACAGAAAATTTACAGTGAATGGCCAGAGGTTGAAGCACTATCTTGGAGGCGAGATTAATTGCTAG